The following is a genomic window from Chryseobacterium sp. StRB126.
CATTGTTCTGAAGATTATATATTTCAGCGATTTCTTTATAATTCTTCATCATATTTTTAGGTCTGTTCATTTTAATTGATAAGGCGAGAGATTTTTCGTAGAACTCCAAAGCCTTATTATAGTTTTTTATATTTTCATAGTACTGGCCAGACATATAATTAAAGACTAAATAGTCGAATGGCTCCGTAGAGTTTTTTAGTAAACCTTCAGCCTCGCGAAGATAAAATTTTGCAGAGTCTAGATTTTTCTTATTTTCAAGAAAATAGCTTGTAAGGTTAGTTGCTTCTACTACTCGGGGTAAAATTTTATAAGCTTTGTGTATATAATAGTACATAGAATCATTATATCCAATCAGTCCGAAGTTTATAGCCTTATTTCCATAAATATAATGCAGGCGTTTTCTTTTTCGCTGTTTATCTTTTATTTTTAAAGCTTCCTTTAGTGCCTTATCAAAGCTTTCGTTAGATTTTTCAATCAACCCTAATTCATGATAATTTTTTCCGTAAGCGGCAAAAAATGCTGAGAGTAATGCAGGATCGTCATCAAATGTATAATAGAGAGATTCTGCCTTTTGCAGGTATACCTGTTCTTCACTGTACTTTCCCAAAGAATGAAGAAAATTTACCATGTGAATATATCCTCTTGCCCGGCCTTTTGTATAATTTATTTCCTCTGATAATTGTATTGCTTTTTTAGTTTGTTCAATCCCATCATGAATTCTGCCTTCTTGCAGGTATTGGCTTCCTATTTTATCTTGTAAACGGTCTATTTTTTCGGGAGACCATTTCTGAGTATAGAATACACTGGACAAAGACAAAAAAAAGATTAAGAATATCCTGTTTACTGCCGGGAATAATATACCTGCATTATTTTTCTGAACATTAATATTTTTTGCCCGTATATTCATTAAAGAATATAAAATATTTTTAATTATACCAATCCCTTCCTGCGTATCTGTAATTTTAAGAGAGGATAGACAAAATAAAGTTATCTTTTGCATAGAAATTAATTATTATTTACTACAGTTGGTTAGTTTCAGATTTGTGTAAGGTACTTGCTGTTTCAGTAATTCTTTTTACAGTAACTCAGAGGGTATCCATACACTAAACCCCTTTAATTGAGCAATTAAAAAGAGTTTTAATCTCACTTCTATAGGAGATGAACCGCTTGTTATTCTTAAAGACGACTGGCAAAGTGAGTAAATTTCCTTACCGACACTTGGAAATTTGTATTGGATGATCCAACAGAAAAAAATACAGTTTTTATTAGTTTTCTCATAATTATTATTCATTATTAATGGAATATAATAATTTTTGATACATATATTATAAAAATATTAAATTTTAATAAAATCAATAAATGACAAATATAATTAAATATTATAAAATAACACTAGATGATAATTAAATAAATGTTAAATAGTTAAAATAATTAAATAAAGTTTAAATAAATACCGATATTAGAAAAAATCACACAAAATTGAATAAAAAAAATAAAAATATATAACTGTTAAGTTATCAATGTATTATTGTGAAAAAATTAATCATGTTTGGGTGGGTTTTAAAGAAATCTCAAATTTTAATGGATTAATTCCATACATTTATTATATACAGATCCTTCTAAAGGAAGGAGGATAATCCCAGCAAAAAAATATATTATGTTTATCTAAATTTTGACGAATGTTATATTGAATTTGGAATTTCCTTATTGTAGATAATAATTTATAGGAAGTATTTCTGATTGAGCAATGTATTGCGGTTTGACAAGGAGTAATTTTTAGGGTTTTAAAATTTAGTTTTTCTGACCGCTTTTCACAAGATGTATATTGTTTAAACTCTCTGTTGGTTGAGGTCCTCGGAATTTCTGTGGCCTCTTTTTGTCATTTTTCAGAGAGGTTACTCAAAAGGTCACTAAAATGTTGATTTTTTTGATACTAGTGCTAAAACAAAAAACGCTGTAAACATTAATGTTTACAGCGTTTTAGCTTATTTTAGTTTCTCAACCAGCGGAGAGTGAGGGATTCGAACCCCCGGACCTGTTACAGTCAACAGTTTTCAAGACTGCCGCAATCGACCACTCTGCCAACTCTCCTTAAACTCCGATTGTATCGTTGTTTTTCAGTGGTGCAAATATAGAAAAAATTATAATAAGTCCACAAATAAAAAAATAAACTAAAATCTATTTGTCGGATTATCAGTAATATTATTTTTGTTGATGCCCTGAATTGGAAGATTCGACTTTAATTTCAGTACTGTTTTACACCATTTTGTTGATTATAAAACTTTATATTGATAAGATAGTTTCTATCTAAAACATCTTTACTGTCTGAAAAATGGTTGAAAGATTATTTCTTTTCGGTTTTAAATGATATTTTATATTCTCCCGTATCAAAAGGGTAGCCATCTTCAGATTTTGTAGCTCTATCTGTTATATAAAAGTCGTATTCCGTATCAGGATGTAAGTCAGTTGTTTCTATAGTTAGAATTGTTTTAGAATCGTTTAAACCTACAATGTTTTTTAACGGAAAATGTTCCTTTCCGTTTTTTGAAAAGCTGATAGACACTTTTTCATTCATGGGCTTTGAGAAAACAATTTGAATTTTTTTAATATCTGTACTTATATTCTGGTTGCCATTTTCAAATTCAATGATCTTTGTTAATTGGGGCTGATGTTCTTTATATTCAGAGCGTATTTGCCCGGCATTTTTTTGATCTTCAAAATAATCTGATGTTGCTAAAAACTGGAGTACATCAGTTTCATTATTGAAGTCCAACTCAATGATGTTCTTAATAGCAGCTTTCTTATCTGTCGATTTTTCATAATATTTTTTGGAAATCACATACCCTACGAAATATCCAAGATCAGGGTTTTTAGCGTTACCATTATAAAACCAGTTCTCCAATTTCTTACTCAGCATCTCGCTTTTAAAATCAGACTTTACTTTTTCATAATTTCTGAACCCATAATCAAGATAATGTGCTGTAAATTTCTTGTTTAAAGCCAGTTCTGCAATGAAATCACAGGAACCTTCTTTAATAGCCTTTGATAAAACATTGATTTCCCCGTTTTTTTGAAAAGTATGGATGAATTCATGTACCGTTACCTGCTCCAATTGTGAAGGATTTGTGAATAAGAACATTTTCCGAAGATTTTCATTCTCAAATTCCGAAACACTAGTGTTCTGATTCCCTGTTATTTTTTCTACCCCTAGCAATAAATCTTCTTTATTGGTTGTTCCGCCTGATTTCAACGCTCCAATAGTGTAGTAAATAGTTCCTTGGGAATTATTGGGGTAAAGTTTTCCAAGCTTTCTGAAAGCAGTATTGATGGTTTTAATTTTTTTTGCATCAATGAATGTGCTGGGTCTGATGGTATTCCAAAAATTAGGATATTTCTCGATTGCATTTAAATAATCTTCTTTTCCAAATTTCTTAATTTCCATGAATGCTTTTAATCCATCAGTTTTTTTATTAAGAAAGAGGGTTTCAAGAATTTCGCTTTTATTACTTTTATTTTTTTTGATACTGTCATAAGCCATCCAAAAATTATTAATATCAGTGCTAATGATTTTTTGAGCGTTTGAATAATTGAAAAAGGTCAAAACGGCTAATACAGGAAGTATACGCTTCATTGGTTTAGCTTTCATGGGCTGTCATTCAGTTTTTATAATGAAAAAAGGTACAAATCAAATGATTTGTACCTTTTTTGCGGAGAGTGAGGGATTTTGTAACCTCCCTTCATCTCTTTATTGATAAGCGTTGCGCTGTAGCATCTTCTAAAAGGCCCTAAATAGGTCACCTGCAAAAAAGCGGTAAAATCCTAATTTAAATTTTACTTAGTAAAAGTAGGAATTTTCGTTCGAATTTGCAAGTAATGATTGCTAAATTTTGAACATGTTTTTTAAAATTCATATTTGAAATTTAATATCTTTTTTCTTTTGAGAAATTCCTCAGATGAAATATTTATATAAGAAAACGAAGAAAAAATCGAAATTAAAATAAATCCTTTTATAAAGGAAATTGAATTTAAGATTTATAGGTGGAATTAAGAAATAAAGAGTCCTGTCAAGTGAACTTAACAGGATTCTATTCAAACCATTTAATAACCGATATAGATAATATTTTGAAGGTATTAAGTGATACTTAAGTGTACTTTGCTGTAATCAAATTAATCAAATCTCTATTTGTAAAAGTTTTCATAATATATGATTAATAAAATTTATTGAAAATTTACTTTAAAAAATAATAACATGTGAGTTAAATAGATGTTTTGTTTTAAAGAAAATAAATCTGAGTTACTTAACTTTTATAACGACCTTTCCTTTCGCATGTCCACTTTCAACATATTCCAGCGCTTCATTGGTTTGTTCAAAAGGGTAGATTTTGTCAATTACAGGTTTGATGATGTCAGCTTCGATAAGTTTTGCGATTTTTTCCAATTGATTTCCGTTGGCTTTCATAAAAAGAAAAGAGTAGTCGATATTTCGCTTTTTGGCTTTCCCTCTGATGCTGAAACTTAACAATGACATCACAATCTTTAAATACCAAGGCAGTTCCATTTCTTTAGCAAAATCGGGAGTTGGCGGACCTGAAATAGAAATCACCTGACCGTTTGGTTTAAGAATGTTGATTGATTTTTGTAATGTCTTATTGTCCTGACTGTTGAGTACAACATCATAATCTTTAAGCATCGTTTCGAAATCCTGCGTTTTGTAATCAATCAAAACATCTGCTCCGAGACTCTTCAAAAGTTCGAAACTTTTTTCACTCGCAGTTGTTGCAACAGTTGCTCCTAAATGTTTTGCCAATTGGATTGCTAAAGTTCCCACGCCACCTGAACCGGCCTGGATAAAGACTTTTTGTCCCTTTTTCAAATTTGCTTTTTCAACCAATGCTTGCCAAGCAGTCAGCGCTACCAAAGGAATAGAAGCGGATTCTTCCATCGTCAGGTTTTTAGGTTTAAGGGCAACATCTTTCTCATTAATAGAAATATATTCTGCAAAAGTCCCTATGTGAAAATCCGGAACCCGTGAATAGATCTCATCACCCATTTTGAATTTCTTGACATTCTTGCCAACTTTCGTGACGATTCCAGCAACATCGTGTCCTAAAATTAATGGAAATTGATAGGGTAAAAACAATTTGAATTCGCCCTTTTTGATTTTTGAATCCAAAAGATTGAGGCTGGCGGAATGAACTTCTAACAAAACGTCATTGTCACCGACTTTTGGTGCAGGAACATCTGCAAGCTGAAGTCCATCTTTCGTGTAATTGTTGATGAGGAAAGCTTTCATTTTATTAATTTTTTAAAAGTTGATGACTTTGTTTTGGATTGTTGATATTAAAGCCAATTTTCGGGAAGAATCTATTGATAAAGCTAAAAATTTTTGCGTCACCTACTCGGATGGTGTAATGGTCTTTTGACAAACCATTGATGAGACCTTCGATCATTTTTTCAGGCGTTATTTTTTTATCTTTTCTTTCTACGGTCATTTCTGTTGCAACAAGTGGTGGAATCAATTCAAAGATTTTCACTTTGCTTCCAATGATCTTTAAATGTTCCCGAAGCGAAATGGTGTAAAATGCCAATGCGGTTTTTGAGGAGGAGTAGGTTGCCTCGATCAGTGAAGGCGTTATGCTTAATATCGAAGTCGTATTGATGATTGCAGATTCATTTCTGGAGTTTAGCATATCCAAAAAAAGATTATTCAGCCTGATGACACCCAGATAATTAACTTCCATTTCGTATGCTGCACCTTCAAGATGTTTATCATTTGGAATACCGAGATTTGCAGGCGGCACAAGAACGCCCGCATTATTATATAAAATATCAATGCCACCTAATGCTTTCACTTTTTCAAAAAGAGCTTGGGCATCAGCTTCTTTTCCGGCATCACTTTGTATCGTGACGATAGATGGAAATGCTTTTTTTACGGCATCCAGCTTAGATTGGGTTCTTCCTGTAATGATCACCTTTGCGCCAATTGCTAAAAATTGCTTCGCAGCTTCGAGCCCAATTCCTGATGCGCCACCTGTGATCAAAATGGTTTTTCCTTTTAATTTCATAATAGAAAATTTAAAATTAATGAGGAATCTGCTCTGTGATCGGATTTATCAAATTATGGATGTTTTTCGTATCGCCAACCGGAACTTCGAACTGATCTTTTTCTAAAGCTAAAAACAGTTCATCTGCAACTTCAGAAGCAGGAATTCCATTAGCACCACCAATTTCTGCTGAAAATTCTGTATTGACCAATGGCGGATAAACTTCATAAACATTCAATTTATCATTGTCTGCAAAAGTATCCCGCAATCCTTGGGTGTAACTGTGGAGCGCGGCTTTGCTGGCAGAGTATGTGGGCAAAAATTTGTTTGACCTGAAAACAGCAATCGAAGAAATGTTGATGATTGCCGAATCTTCTTGTTCTAATAATTGTGGCAAAACCAACGAAGTGAAATGAATCACGCTGATGTAATTGGTGTTGATTTCCTGATATGCTTTTTCAGCAGCGTTGTTTTCGCTGTTGCTGAGGTCATTCATAAAAGCAGAACCGGCATTGTTGATGATGATATTCAGATTCGGATGATTGGTTTTGAGTTCCTCTGCAATTCGGATTCGGTCTGCTTCCAAAGATAGATCACCTGCGATAGCAACGGCATTATCCAATTCTTTTAAGGCATTTTGGAGACGCGCTTCATTTCTACCATTAATGATGATTTGATTGCCTGCATCACTTAGTTTTTTGGCAATTGCCAATCCGATTCCGGCACTTCCGCCACTGATGAATATGGTATTTCCTGTTGTTTTCATTTTGATATTTTAAAAATTTGGTTAAAAATTATTCTGATAAAAATGGATAATCTGTGTAGCCTTTTTCGCCAGGCGTGTAAAATGTGCTTTGGTCTGGAGCGTTGAGAGGAGCATCGATTTTAAATCTTTCTACCAAGTCAGGATTTGCCAGGAAAGGAACACCGAAAGATACAAGGTCGGCGTCGCCGTCATTGAGTATTTTTGTAGCTGTTTCTTTGTTGAATCCTCTGTTGATGATGATGGTGCCGTTGTAGATTTTGCGGAAATATTTTGCAACTTCCTGTATCGCGTTTTGATTATTTGAAACATCCGTAAATGGCTCAATGAGGTGGATGTATGCTAAACCGTATTCATTCAATTTAGTAACTACATAATTATAAAATTCAATGGTTTCGTCATCTACTGAGATTCCCATAATACCGTTTAAAGAAGGATTCAGACGGATTCCAACACGGCTTAGATTTACCACATTTTTCAGTTCATCCAAAATCTCAAAAAGAATTCTTGCACGATTTTCTATCGAGCCACCATATTCATCCTCACGCAGATTGCTGTTTTTGCTGAAGAATTGCTGTAGCAGATAGCCATTCGCACCGTGTAATTCCACACCATCAAAACCAGCTTCGAAAGCATTGATTGCACCTTGTTTGAAATCTGACACCGTTTGTTTGATGTCATCAATGCTCATCGCTCTAGAACTTTCACTTTTTTTGAATCCGGTAGGAGTGAAGACTTCCACATTCGGGTTGTACGCAGATGGTGCTAAAGGAGCGTTGCCATTGTGATGATCGGGATGGGAGTTGGCGCCCGTATGCCAAAGTTGAGCAAAGATTTTACCTCCTTTCTCGTGAACGGCTGAGGTGGTGAGTTTCCAACCTTCAATTTGTGCTTGGCTGTAAATGCCCGGAACGTTGATAACACCAACTGCTTCTTCACTGATGACAGTTCCTTCCGTAATAATAAGACCTGCTGATGCACGTTGGCTGTAATATTTTGCATTCAATTCTGTGGCGGTATGTTCTGGGTTGTCGGAACGGCTACGGGTTAATGGCGCCATTACCATTCTGTTTTCTAATTCTAAATCGTTGAGTTGAAAGTGCTCAAATAAGGATGTTGTATGACTCATAATTTTGTTGTTTTTAAATATGATGTATAATAGAATATGTTTTAAAATATACTTTTTAGTTTATTTTTAATTAAAAAAAATTAGATCGCGTATTGTTCTAATTCTGCTTTTAGATTTTTGATGAGTGATTGCATCGGTTTCATCGTGTCCATCGTTCGGCACATTACAATACCGCCTTCTACAGATGCCACAAGTTTGAATGCAAAAACAACAGGGTCGAGTTTGGTAGAATATTCGCCGTTCGCAATGCCTTCTTTAAGGATAGAACTAAGTCCTTCTTGCCCGACTCTGAACAATGTTGCAACCTTTTGCTTGATGACCGGGAAATTGTCATCTACTTCCACGGCTGTGTTGAAAATTGGACAACCTCCTGAAATGTAAGTGTTTATTGGGTCTTTGTAGAAATCCAAGAAGGCTGATATTTTCGCTTTAGTTGTTTT
Proteins encoded in this region:
- a CDS encoding tetratricopeptide repeat protein, with the protein product MNIRAKNINVQKNNAGILFPAVNRIFLIFFLSLSSVFYTQKWSPEKIDRLQDKIGSQYLQEGRIHDGIEQTKKAIQLSEEINYTKGRARGYIHMVNFLHSLGKYSEEQVYLQKAESLYYTFDDDPALLSAFFAAYGKNYHELGLIEKSNESFDKALKEALKIKDKQRKRKRLHYIYGNKAINFGLIGYNDSMYYYIHKAYKILPRVVEATNLTSYFLENKKNLDSAKFYLREAEGLLKNSTEPFDYLVFNYMSGQYYENIKNYNKALEFYEKSLALSIKMNRPKNMMKNYKEIAEIYNLQNNVYKANEYLQKYTKIRDSFEKGNLIALQTSGKKIIDDEKKQIQESNKKWYYIIAGLFLGVTILIVLLSIAYYKKVQKKDLLLKENTTAILQKDLQVKVLEQKVNETFDEIIQLAKKNHPEFWGRFQEVYPDFRSRILSINPTLKVSELVLTAYIYLGFNTKDIANYTFKAVQTIKNNKYNLRKRLNIPAQEDIVVWIRNQTG
- a CDS encoding NADP-dependent oxidoreductase → MKAFLINNYTKDGLQLADVPAPKVGDNDVLLEVHSASLNLLDSKIKKGEFKLFLPYQFPLILGHDVAGIVTKVGKNVKKFKMGDEIYSRVPDFHIGTFAEYISINEKDVALKPKNLTMEESASIPLVALTAWQALVEKANLKKGQKVFIQAGSGGVGTLAIQLAKHLGATVATTASEKSFELLKSLGADVLIDYKTQDFETMLKDYDVVLNSQDNKTLQKSINILKPNGQVISISGPPTPDFAKEMELPWYLKIVMSLLSFSIRGKAKKRNIDYSFLFMKANGNQLEKIAKLIEADIIKPVIDKIYPFEQTNEALEYVESGHAKGKVVIKVK
- a CDS encoding SDR family oxidoreductase codes for the protein MKLKGKTILITGGASGIGLEAAKQFLAIGAKVIITGRTQSKLDAVKKAFPSIVTIQSDAGKEADAQALFEKVKALGGIDILYNNAGVLVPPANLGIPNDKHLEGAAYEMEVNYLGVIRLNNLFLDMLNSRNESAIINTTSILSITPSLIEATYSSSKTALAFYTISLREHLKIIGSKVKIFELIPPLVATEMTVERKDKKITPEKMIEGLINGLSKDHYTIRVGDAKIFSFINRFFPKIGFNINNPKQSHQLLKN
- a CDS encoding SDR family oxidoreductase, with amino-acid sequence MKTTGNTIFISGGSAGIGLAIAKKLSDAGNQIIINGRNEARLQNALKELDNAVAIAGDLSLEADRIRIAEELKTNHPNLNIIINNAGSAFMNDLSNSENNAAEKAYQEINTNYISVIHFTSLVLPQLLEQEDSAIINISSIAVFRSNKFLPTYSASKAALHSYTQGLRDTFADNDKLNVYEVYPPLVNTEFSAEIGGANGIPASEVADELFLALEKDQFEVPVGDTKNIHNLINPITEQIPH
- a CDS encoding alkene reductase — encoded protein: MSHTTSLFEHFQLNDLELENRMVMAPLTRSRSDNPEHTATELNAKYYSQRASAGLIITEGTVISEEAVGVINVPGIYSQAQIEGWKLTTSAVHEKGGKIFAQLWHTGANSHPDHHNGNAPLAPSAYNPNVEVFTPTGFKKSESSRAMSIDDIKQTVSDFKQGAINAFEAGFDGVELHGANGYLLQQFFSKNSNLREDEYGGSIENRARILFEILDELKNVVNLSRVGIRLNPSLNGIMGISVDDETIEFYNYVVTKLNEYGLAYIHLIEPFTDVSNNQNAIQEVAKYFRKIYNGTIIINRGFNKETATKILNDGDADLVSFGVPFLANPDLVERFKIDAPLNAPDQSTFYTPGEKGYTDYPFLSE
- a CDS encoding TetR/AcrR family transcriptional regulator, with the translated sequence MLTKAEKTKQFILETAVPLYNKKGISGVNIDNVLDETKLTKGCLYGHFENKDDLTEQVIELMLKKVSDKMHLAVSNAKTTKAKISAFLDFYKDPINTYISGGCPIFNTAVEVDDNFPVIKQKVATLFRVGQEGLSSILKEGIANGEYSTKLDPVVFAFKLVASVEGGIVMCRTMDTMKPMQSLIKNLKAELEQYAI